A region of the Gallaecimonas mangrovi genome:
AAAATATCATCTGTGACATCGATGGCGTGCTGATGCACGACAACACTGCCGTGCCGGGCGCGGACGGTTTTATCAAACGGGTTTTAGAGCAAGGTAACCCCTTGGTGTTATTGACCAATTACCCGTCGCAAACCGCAAGGGACCTTCACAACCGTTTGGCAGCGGGCGGCATTGATGTACCGGAAGAAAAGTTTTATACCTCGGCCATGGCAACCGCCGACTTCCTGCGCCGCCAGGACGGCACCAAAGCCTATGTGATTGGTGATGGCGCTTTAACCCATGAGCTTTATCAAATTGGTTTTACCATTACCGACATCAACCCGGATTTTGTGATCATCGGTGAAACCCGTTCCTACAACTGGGACATGATCCACAAAGCCGCTTATTTTGTGGCCAACGGTGCCCGCTTTATTGCCACTAACCCTGATTTTAATGGCCCCAAGCAGAGCCCGGCTTGTGGCGCGCTTTGCGCGCCAATAGAACGTATTACTGGCCAGCAGCCGTTTTATGTGGGCAAGCCTTCCAGCTGGATTGTGCGCTCAGCCCTTAACCATATTGGTGCCCATTCCGAGAACACCGTGATCATTGGCGATAACCTGCGCACCGATATTCTGGCGGGTTTCCAGGCTGGCCTTGAAACCATACTGGTACTCTCTGGTGTTTCCACCCGCGAAGACATCGCCAAAATGCCGTTTAGGCCGAATCATATTTTCGACAGCGTTGGCGCCATCGACATAATTTAACAAAAAAGTCACGCCACTTACCGCAAAACCACAACATATAAACGTGCGGCAATTGGCGGCTTTCTTTGCCTGTGCCATGGTGAGCGCAGACCCTATCGAAGGACAATTGAATGAAAACCAGACTCAGCCTAATTGCCATGAGCCTGATGCTTGCAAGCAATGCCATTGCCGCCGTGCCCGGCGACGATTTAAGTGATGGCCTGAACGCCAAAAGTTACGGTCAGTTCGTTAAAACGCTTTCATCGGATGAATTTGCTGGCCGCCTGCCCGCTACCCAAGGTGAAACCAAAACCCTGGCTTATTTAACCGAGCAATTTAAACGCCTAGGCCTTAAACCCGGCTTTGGCGACAGCTACCTGCAAAGCGTGCCTTTGGTGGCCATTACCAGCCACCCCAGCGCCTTAACCCTGGGTAAGCTCAAGCTCGCCTACCTGCACGATATGGTGATTAACAGCCCCAAGGCGGTAGCCGACACCCAGATAAATAATGCCGATGTGGTTTTTGTCGGTTACGGCATTCATGCCCCAAAACTTGGCTGGGATGACTACAAAGGCATTGATGTTAAAGGCAAAGTGGTAGTGATGCTGGTCAACGACCCCGGGTATGCCACTGGCGATCAGCGTTTTGATGGTAAGGCAATGACCTACTATGGCCGCTGGGACTACAAGTTTGATGAAGCGGCCCGCCAAGGTGCCGTTGGCGCCCTGATTATTCACCAAACCGCACCGGCTTCTTACCCTTGGTCGGTGGTTGAAAACTCCTGGGGCGGCACTCGCTATGGCCTGGCCGGCGAAGATACCCCTAAATCTGAATTTTCAGGCTGGATAACCGAGGCCGCGGCGAAAAAACTCTTTGCCCAAGCCGGTTTAAATTTTGACAAAACCACGGCCGCCGCCGCTAAAGCGCCACTGGCAAAAA
Encoded here:
- a CDS encoding M28 family metallopeptidase; this encodes MKTRLSLIAMSLMLASNAIAAVPGDDLSDGLNAKSYGQFVKTLSSDEFAGRLPATQGETKTLAYLTEQFKRLGLKPGFGDSYLQSVPLVAITSHPSALTLGKLKLAYLHDMVINSPKAVADTQINNADVVFVGYGIHAPKLGWDDYKGIDVKGKVVVMLVNDPGYATGDQRFDGKAMTYYGRWDYKFDEAARQGAVGALIIHQTAPASYPWSVVENSWGGTRYGLAGEDTPKSEFSGWITEAAAKKLFAQAGLNFDKTTAAAAKAPLAKSLKAKASVTIQSDVKNTESHNVMAVLPGQTDETVIVTAHWDHLGTDPSHKDDPIYNGAMDNATGTAGLISLAQSLKGLYEGDHKPHRSVAFLSVTAEEQGLLGSKYYVQHPAIPLGKTVADLNMDSLNVFGPTKDMVVVGQGKTSLETQLTAALKKQGRVLVPNNRPEAGGYYRSDHFNFAKAGVPALYTGGGSQPWDADIAKYRAMMQKRLKGCYHNACDEYQDDWDLRGALSDLQVYHDVIEALATSRDWPSWQPGAEFSRPAQATE
- a CDS encoding HAD-IIA family hydrolase translates to MKNIICDIDGVLMHDNTAVPGADGFIKRVLEQGNPLVLLTNYPSQTARDLHNRLAAGGIDVPEEKFYTSAMATADFLRRQDGTKAYVIGDGALTHELYQIGFTITDINPDFVIIGETRSYNWDMIHKAAYFVANGARFIATNPDFNGPKQSPACGALCAPIERITGQQPFYVGKPSSWIVRSALNHIGAHSENTVIIGDNLRTDILAGFQAGLETILVLSGVSTREDIAKMPFRPNHIFDSVGAIDII